A window from Rhizosphaericola mali encodes these proteins:
- a CDS encoding ABC transporter ATP-binding protein — MNALKANHIIKYFRTPEPFEVLKDLTFEVSQGEFVSIIGKSGSGKSTLLYLLSTMDTDYEGTIEINGTTVTGKGQNELAAFRNEHIGFVFQFHYLLPEFTLLDNVMLPALKLNRKSKEEIENRSLVLLQMLDLKGQEHKRASNISGGQAQRVAIARALINEPTIIMGDEPTGNLDSKNTQIVFDIFKQLAHENGQTIIAVTHDDDFAQKSDRIIELMDGKIIS; from the coding sequence ATGAACGCATTAAAAGCCAACCATATCATCAAATATTTTCGCACGCCGGAACCTTTTGAAGTGCTGAAAGACTTGACTTTTGAAGTCAGCCAAGGTGAATTTGTTTCCATCATTGGGAAATCCGGTTCGGGGAAATCCACACTTTTATATCTACTCTCCACGATGGACACGGATTACGAAGGCACAATTGAAATCAACGGCACAACAGTTACTGGAAAAGGACAGAACGAATTGGCCGCATTCCGCAACGAGCATATTGGTTTTGTGTTCCAATTTCACTATCTGCTGCCTGAGTTTACATTATTGGACAACGTTATGCTACCAGCATTAAAATTAAATAGAAAATCCAAGGAAGAAATAGAAAACAGAAGCTTGGTGCTATTGCAAATGCTGGATTTGAAAGGTCAAGAACATAAAAGAGCTTCCAATATTTCCGGTGGTCAGGCTCAGCGTGTTGCCATTGCTCGTGCTTTGATCAACGAACCAACGATCATTATGGGCGATGAACCGACGGGTAATCTGGACAGTAAAAACACGCAGATTGTTTTCGATATTTTTAAACAATTAGCGCACGAAAACGGACAAACGATTATTGCCGTTACACACGATGATGATTTTGCGCAAAAAAGCGACCGCATTATCGAGTTGATGGATGGAAAAATTATTTCATAA
- a CDS encoding ABC transporter permease produces MKTNLKIAWVHLTSRFRQLLVATLSVTFGISMYIFMNSFMSGVNDAQTDITFTSMAHIRIYNDLSDSTPAPIATTNNTGTIQIVSNAHNIRYTDGIKNADPIVKAISSVSDVAHVTEQLNQNVFIRNGVTKISASLSGIDVPNEDAVFGISQYMTEGNIYTLEKRTDAIVLGLGLAQSLGVKMGDNIQLTTADGVNKNYTICGLFQTGSTGTDRTKAMISIHAARQVFSKNKSYVTDIQINIKDYNKAREAVVKMNGITNYKIEPWMDGNSQLDSANTLRNILAVAVSLTILIVAGFGIYNIMNMTVNEKIREIAILKAMGYSGKDIVVIFLTQSVVIGIVGGIVGLGLGYLISIVISHVPFHIATLNTLPINFEPKDYVLAFIFGLIVTFFAGYLPAAKASKVDPVDIMRS; encoded by the coding sequence ATGAAAACCAATTTAAAAATAGCGTGGGTGCATCTCACCTCCCGCTTCCGTCAATTGCTGGTCGCTACGTTGAGCGTTACTTTCGGCATATCGATGTACATTTTCATGAATAGCTTTATGTCGGGCGTTAATGATGCGCAGACGGACATCACTTTCACGTCGATGGCACACATCCGCATCTATAATGATCTTTCGGACAGCACGCCGGCACCTATTGCAACAACGAATAATACCGGTACGATACAAATAGTCAGCAATGCGCACAACATCCGTTATACAGACGGTATCAAAAATGCGGATCCAATAGTGAAAGCTATTTCATCCGTCTCCGATGTGGCGCATGTAACGGAACAGCTCAACCAGAATGTCTTTATCCGAAACGGCGTTACCAAAATCAGCGCGTCCTTGTCCGGCATTGACGTACCCAACGAAGACGCGGTTTTTGGCATTTCCCAATACATGACCGAGGGAAATATTTATACCTTGGAAAAAAGAACGGATGCCATTGTATTGGGCTTGGGTTTGGCGCAAAGTTTAGGGGTAAAAATGGGCGACAATATCCAGTTGACGACCGCTGATGGTGTGAACAAAAACTATACGATTTGTGGCTTGTTCCAAACGGGATCAACAGGTACGGATCGCACTAAAGCCATGATTTCCATACATGCTGCGCGGCAGGTTTTTTCCAAAAACAAAAGTTATGTAACGGACATTCAGATCAATATCAAGGACTATAACAAAGCCCGGGAAGCCGTGGTAAAAATGAATGGCATTACCAACTATAAAATCGAACCCTGGATGGACGGCAACAGTCAATTGGACTCTGCCAATACTTTGCGGAACATACTGGCAGTGGCGGTTTCGTTGACCATTTTGATCGTTGCCGGATTTGGCATTTACAATATTATGAATATGACCGTCAACGAAAAAATCAGGGAAATAGCCATACTAAAAGCTATGGGCTATAGTGGTAAAGATATTGTTGTTATATTCCTGACTCAATCCGTGGTAATCGGTATTGTCGGCGGCATTGTCGGGCTTGGTTTGGGATATTTGATTTCCATAGTCATTAGCCATGTACCATTCCATATCGCCACGCTGAATACATTGCCCATCAATTTTGAACCAAAAGATTACGTACTGGCTTTCATTTTCGGACTGATCGTAACTTTTTTTGCCGGTTACCTTCCTGCGGCTAAAGCCTCCAAGGTTGATCCCGTGGATATTATGAGAAGCTAA
- a CDS encoding ester cyclase: protein MNTEANKKIVLRFNKEVIEQGNVDSFHELMHPDFVNHSAPEGSQGAAGMIYTFNQILRPAMPDLKVTVFQQIAEGDLVTTRKTISGTMTGTLLVIPPTGKEIHISVIDIVRIKDGKYYEHWGINTLPTVLDTLKKQ from the coding sequence ATGAATACAGAAGCAAACAAAAAAATAGTACTCCGCTTTAACAAAGAAGTGATAGAACAAGGAAATGTTGACAGTTTCCATGAATTGATGCATCCCGATTTTGTCAACCACTCCGCCCCCGAAGGATCACAGGGAGCAGCTGGAATGATTTATACATTTAATCAAATTTTGCGTCCTGCCATGCCGGACTTGAAGGTGACCGTCTTTCAACAAATTGCAGAGGGAGATCTGGTAACTACCCGAAAAACAATCAGCGGCACGATGACCGGAACTTTGCTGGTCATTCCACCCACGGGAAAGGAAATCCATATTTCCGTCATTGATATTGTTCGTATCAAAGATGGAAAATATTACGAACACTGGGGCATCAATACGTTGCCAACTGTACTGGACACACTAAAAAAACAGTAA
- a CDS encoding TolC family protein produces MKKIVFIPCFFLSVAAHAQQVQIHSLAELLRYADSNAIVLKSSVLQQDISVSKQQESKSYLYPNVTGTSGFNDNLTLQPTLVPEQLFNSSAPDGSFKEMKFGKQYMYSAGLQAQWNFLDFQKKFASKTAALQVKADQSNTQRARFNTYNQLASTYYSILMDKDALLIYKKNKAVSTEILSNAKEKYSKGIISEADFNEAAMQNLKNERDVASTQQDIETLYRQLQTQLNLTEIVVVSFEDSNGNNTPQTDITFLWATHPEVAWQQTQVDLAHASLKESKALRLPSLSANYAYNYNWAMTGFVDFSNASHLPQQYVGLKLNVPIFNGFSTKQKIAQSQFAVQQQELQLENIKITEAKQDEILVIQYRQSVDKLQKNKVILDLQDKTDFHYANQYKSGLISLDVRLTKYKDLLSAQNDYLQSLADYRLSTYKLYIRQLNYQPLSNE; encoded by the coding sequence ATGAAAAAAATAGTTTTTATCCCTTGCTTTTTTTTATCCGTTGCGGCCCATGCGCAGCAAGTGCAGATTCATTCGCTTGCGGAACTCCTTCGCTATGCGGACAGCAATGCCATCGTATTGAAAAGTTCGGTTTTGCAACAAGATATTTCGGTTTCTAAACAACAAGAATCTAAATCTTATCTGTATCCCAATGTCACGGGCACTTCAGGATTCAATGACAATCTGACTTTGCAGCCTACACTTGTACCCGAACAGCTTTTTAATTCATCCGCTCCTGACGGTAGTTTTAAGGAAATGAAATTTGGCAAGCAATATATGTATTCAGCGGGATTGCAAGCGCAGTGGAACTTTTTAGACTTTCAGAAAAAGTTTGCCAGCAAGACAGCCGCATTGCAGGTAAAAGCAGACCAATCCAATACGCAAAGAGCCCGTTTCAATACTTATAACCAATTGGCGTCTACGTATTATTCTATTTTAATGGATAAAGATGCTTTGCTTATTTATAAGAAAAACAAAGCTGTTTCCACAGAAATACTCTCCAATGCCAAAGAGAAATATAGTAAAGGAATCATAAGTGAAGCCGACTTTAATGAGGCGGCGATGCAAAACCTGAAAAATGAACGGGACGTTGCCAGTACGCAGCAGGATATCGAAACGCTTTACCGGCAATTGCAGACGCAGCTCAACCTGACGGAGATAGTAGTTGTTTCATTCGAAGATTCAAACGGGAACAATACACCTCAAACGGATATTACCTTTTTATGGGCGACACATCCAGAGGTGGCGTGGCAGCAGACACAGGTTGATTTGGCTCATGCAAGTCTGAAAGAGTCCAAAGCATTGCGGTTGCCGTCTTTAAGTGCCAACTATGCGTACAACTATAATTGGGCGATGACGGGTTTCGTGGATTTCAGCAATGCCAGTCATTTGCCACAACAATATGTCGGGTTGAAACTAAACGTTCCCATATTTAACGGTTTTTCCACTAAGCAGAAAATCGCACAGTCTCAGTTTGCCGTACAGCAGCAAGAACTGCAATTGGAAAATATAAAAATAACGGAAGCCAAACAGGATGAGATTTTAGTCATTCAATATAGGCAGTCCGTTGACAAACTTCAAAAAAACAAAGTCATTTTAGACTTACAGGATAAAACAGATTTTCATTATGCCAATCAATACAAAAGCGGATTGATTAGTCTGGACGTGCGACTGACGAAGTACAAAGATTTGCTTTCTGCACAGAACGACTATTTGCAAAGTCTGGCTGATTATCGACTTTCCACATATAAACTATATATCCGACAATTAAACTATCAACCATTATCCAATGAATAA
- a CDS encoding efflux RND transporter periplasmic adaptor subunit codes for MNNRIFSHKAVILLALLLSAASCKKVQTTSPLRKDIQQSVFANGFLEFDNQYTIAANAAGILYGQIVKEGDSVSAKQMIAHINSNSQESQVQQSTFVYKNAEQNALSNSAQLAQIEQQILQASSQLNQDKTNYQRYSELIATNSVSKQDYENAKLQYTNSLHNLDILQKKYTDTKTSLQLNANTSNSELKSQRAILDNYKAQADGAGVVIAVYRKNGEVLKIGDPIALIGNGSYIIKLYISEDDIVKVSLGQKISVHLNTYTDQVFWATVTKIYPGFDNDQQSYTIEAKFDQLPPKMFSGTQLQGNIQTGVIRNALVIPAAYLQKNNIVQLKDGSVKTVSIGAKDDHWVQILSGLSENDVLNAPKN; via the coding sequence ATGAATAATAGAATATTTTCTCATAAGGCTGTTATCTTGCTGGCTTTACTGTTGAGTGCTGCCTCTTGTAAGAAAGTGCAGACTACTTCCCCGCTTCGCAAAGACATCCAGCAATCTGTATTTGCCAATGGTTTTTTAGAATTTGACAACCAATATACCATTGCTGCAAATGCTGCGGGCATTCTTTACGGACAAATAGTCAAAGAAGGTGATAGCGTTTCCGCCAAGCAAATGATTGCCCATATCAACAGCAATTCTCAGGAAAGCCAAGTGCAACAGTCTACTTTTGTTTACAAAAATGCAGAACAAAATGCTTTGAGTAATTCAGCACAATTGGCACAGATTGAGCAACAAATACTACAAGCCAGTTCGCAATTAAATCAGGACAAAACCAATTACCAGCGTTACAGTGAGTTGATCGCCACCAATTCCGTATCCAAACAGGATTATGAAAACGCAAAATTGCAGTACACCAATTCGCTCCATAACTTGGATATCTTGCAAAAGAAATATACCGACACTAAAACCTCTTTGCAACTGAATGCCAATACCAGCAATAGCGAGCTCAAAAGCCAGCGTGCTATTCTGGACAACTATAAGGCGCAGGCGGATGGTGCAGGCGTGGTGATTGCCGTCTATCGTAAGAATGGCGAAGTGTTGAAAATCGGTGATCCGATTGCGTTAATCGGCAATGGAAGCTATATCATCAAACTATACATTTCGGAAGATGATATTGTAAAGGTTTCATTGGGACAAAAAATTTCCGTGCATCTCAATACATACACAGATCAGGTATTTTGGGCAACTGTTACCAAAATTTATCCCGGATTTGACAATGACCAGCAATCTTACACGATAGAAGCAAAATTTGACCAATTGCCGCCCAAAATGTTTTCCGGCACGCAATTACAAGGAAATATCCAAACCGGTGTGATCAGAAATGCCTTGGTGATTCCGGCTGCTTATTTGCAAAAAAACAATATTGTTCAATTAAAAGATGGCAGCGTAAAAACGGTAAGTATTGGTGCAAAAGATGACCATTGGGTACAGATATTATCTGGATTGTCAGAAAACGATGTGCTAAACGCACCTAAAAATTAA
- a CDS encoding DUF2147 domain-containing protein — MYKQNTFVMYKVLFSFLLMLVSIAGFSQNTKDPIIGKWTDDAQDRTIEFVAQGDHFNAVILKAKDGSLVGKTQISGLQINGSNAYKNGTIYVIKQGKTASCTAKINGNNQLVITGKMGFFSKSQTWTRTK; from the coding sequence TTGTACAAACAAAACACATTCGTTATGTACAAAGTATTATTTTCTTTTCTGTTGATGTTAGTGAGCATTGCAGGATTTTCCCAAAACACAAAAGATCCTATTATTGGCAAATGGACAGACGATGCGCAGGACCGCACTATTGAGTTTGTAGCACAAGGCGACCATTTCAATGCGGTGATCCTAAAGGCCAAGGACGGTTCTCTGGTCGGGAAAACGCAGATTAGTGGCTTACAGATAAATGGTTCCAATGCTTACAAAAACGGAACGATTTACGTAATCAAACAAGGCAAGACGGCAAGTTGCACCGCGAAAATCAATGGCAATAACCAATTGGTCATTACCGGCAAAATGGGCTTTTTTTCTAAAAGTCAAACCTGGACAAGAACAAAATAG